Proteins encoded in a region of the Panicum hallii strain FIL2 chromosome 3, PHallii_v3.1, whole genome shotgun sequence genome:
- the LOC112885510 gene encoding uncharacterized protein LOC112885510 codes for CYYCRAHGHASDRVIQIWRSSYHDVVRVSELEDVLDITGVQTYVFNPATVLFLKERPQPRGASAAAGKAAASPYNCNICGRALLDPFRFCSGGCKVRAFLFRLALHESSLRFF; via the exons TGCTACTACTGCAGGGCGCACGGACACGCATCCGATAGGGTCATCCAG ATATGGCGGTCCTCCTACCACGACGTCGTCCGCGTCTCCGAGTTGGAGGACGTCCTCGACATCACCGGTGTCCAGACCTACGTCTTCAACCCCGCCACGGTGCTCTTCCTCAAGGAGCGCCCCCAGCCGCgcggcgccagcgccgccgccggcaaggCAGCCGCCTCCCCCTACAACTGCAACATCTGCGGCCGCGCGCTGCTCGACCCCTTCCGCTTCTGCTCCGGAGGATGCAAGGTGCGTGCTTTCCTCTTCCGCCTCGCTCTTCATGAGTCTTCACTTCGGTTCTTCTGA